Proteins from a genomic interval of Alteromonas macleodii ATCC 27126:
- a CDS encoding DUF1439 domain-containing protein produces the protein MRILLSIAFATILAGCATLSQLAVYTVSNAELEQVLDSQVSKLQKQTSLAGIPLYLDVEDMTATIGPDGRDVVQLGAIATARISAFGLNYPAKVSLALEGTPYYDSEEKAIFVRSLSLLDSTIDAGGFKGNLAPVSGEFMQLINGYLATNPVYRLDPANKAVSMLSTVPLQLTVEQGQLALRPKQ, from the coding sequence ATGAGAATTCTACTTTCCATTGCCTTCGCTACCATTCTTGCAGGCTGCGCTACTCTCTCTCAACTGGCGGTTTACACTGTATCTAATGCCGAGTTAGAACAAGTGCTTGATAGCCAAGTGAGTAAGCTGCAAAAGCAAACGTCACTTGCTGGTATTCCTCTTTATTTAGACGTGGAAGATATGACAGCAACCATAGGCCCAGATGGCAGAGACGTGGTTCAGCTAGGCGCTATTGCCACTGCGCGTATTAGTGCATTTGGGTTGAACTACCCTGCGAAAGTAAGTCTTGCTTTAGAAGGCACGCCTTATTACGACAGTGAAGAAAAAGCGATTTTTGTGCGCTCATTGTCTCTACTTGATAGCACAATTGATGCTGGCGGCTTTAAGGGTAATTTAGCCCCTGTAAGTGGCGAATTCATGCAGCTCATCAACGGCTATCTAGCCACTAACCCCGTTTATCGCTTAGACCCTGCGAACAAAGCAGTAAGCATGCTTTCAACGGTACCTTTACAGCTAACTGTAGAGCAAGGGCAGCTTGCACTTCGACCTAAACAATAA
- a CDS encoding protein adenylyltransferase SelO, with translation MTERIKTLDEFAKHVDYSLLNTLTPDPQSTCDGDDHDPRQVFSGHYVPVTPTPLTAPTYVAHSETLFAELGLDDSLATSKDFTQLFSGDMSDVPAPMKPFGWATGYALSIYGTEYTQQCPFRTGNGYGDGRAISIVETVLNGKRWEMQLKGAGRTPYCRGADGRAVLRSSVREFLVQEHMHALGIPTSRSLSLFMSASNTVDRPWYREGSHSYEPEVMVENITAISTRVAPSFLRVGQIELFARRARCNEHSEALNELEAIVKHLIEREYSSDIDTTRSFEEQVVTLAALFRDRLTRLVSGWVRVGYCQGNFNSDNCAAGGFTLDYGPFGFCEFFEADYQPWTGGGRHFSFLNQPIAAQKNFDMFCRSLMPLIDGNSEHLSKLNEINDGFSGVMERAMESMWATKLGIASYNHDLLIKLLQLMLRTGVDYNLFFRELSSMPEDMASLTKSFYYPPKAEVLTEWEAWLQTWRERIEKDAETQGDVTNAIAATAENMRKANPKFTWREWLIVPAYKAAEKGDFTPIHELQKILTAPYDEQSKEVENKYYQLRPLEFFSAGGVAHYSCSS, from the coding sequence GTGACAGAACGTATCAAAACACTAGATGAATTCGCAAAGCACGTAGATTACTCTTTGCTGAATACCCTTACCCCAGACCCGCAGTCGACGTGCGATGGTGACGACCATGACCCGCGCCAAGTGTTCTCAGGTCACTATGTGCCAGTTACTCCGACCCCATTAACTGCACCGACGTACGTTGCTCATAGCGAAACGCTGTTTGCCGAATTAGGCTTAGACGATAGCTTGGCAACATCTAAAGATTTCACCCAGCTGTTCTCAGGGGACATGTCGGATGTACCTGCTCCAATGAAGCCCTTCGGCTGGGCAACCGGCTACGCACTTTCTATTTACGGTACGGAGTACACACAGCAGTGCCCGTTTAGAACAGGTAACGGCTACGGCGACGGCAGAGCAATTTCTATCGTTGAAACAGTATTAAACGGCAAGCGTTGGGAAATGCAGTTAAAAGGTGCTGGTCGCACGCCTTATTGTCGCGGCGCAGACGGGCGCGCCGTATTGCGCTCAAGCGTGCGCGAATTTTTAGTGCAAGAACACATGCATGCGCTTGGCATTCCGACCTCACGTTCGCTGAGCTTGTTTATGTCTGCATCAAACACGGTAGACAGGCCGTGGTATCGCGAAGGGTCTCATTCCTATGAACCTGAAGTGATGGTAGAAAATATAACGGCTATTTCTACCCGCGTGGCGCCCTCCTTTTTGCGCGTAGGCCAAATAGAGCTTTTTGCTAGGCGAGCTCGCTGTAACGAACACAGCGAAGCGTTAAACGAACTAGAAGCCATTGTTAAGCACCTTATTGAGCGAGAGTACTCAAGTGATATTGACACAACCAGGTCGTTTGAAGAGCAAGTGGTAACGCTGGCTGCACTATTTCGAGACCGGCTAACGCGTCTTGTTTCTGGTTGGGTTCGCGTCGGTTATTGCCAGGGCAATTTTAATAGCGATAACTGCGCCGCAGGAGGCTTTACGCTGGATTATGGGCCATTCGGCTTTTGTGAGTTTTTTGAAGCAGACTACCAACCTTGGACAGGCGGCGGTCGTCACTTCTCGTTTTTAAACCAGCCCATTGCTGCGCAAAAGAACTTCGATATGTTCTGCCGCTCACTGATGCCGCTAATTGACGGAAACAGTGAACACCTCTCTAAGCTTAACGAGATCAACGACGGTTTTTCTGGCGTGATGGAACGCGCCATGGAGAGTATGTGGGCAACAAAGCTTGGCATTGCCAGCTACAACCACGACTTGCTAATTAAGCTGCTGCAATTAATGCTGCGCACAGGCGTGGACTACAATCTGTTTTTCCGAGAGCTATCGTCAATGCCTGAAGATATGGCGAGCTTGACGAAAAGCTTTTACTACCCGCCTAAAGCAGAGGTCTTGACAGAATGGGAAGCATGGCTACAAACGTGGCGTGAGCGCATTGAAAAGGACGCCGAAACACAAGGTGATGTTACAAACGCTATTGCTGCTACCGCAGAGAATATGCGCAAAGCAAACCCTAAATTCACATGGCGCGAATGGTTAATTGTGCCTGCCTATAAAGCCGCAGAGAAAGGTGACTTTACGCCAATTCACGAACTTCAGAAGATACTTACTGCGCCTTATGATGAGCAATCAAAAGAGGTAGAGAATAAGTACTACCAGCTGCGCCCACTTGAATTTTTCAGTGCTGGCGGAGTCGCGCACTACAGCTGCTCTTCGTAG
- a CDS encoding Gfo/Idh/MocA family oxidoreductase, with protein sequence MVDFGCYGANLMTWLMEGKKPQSVTAITQQLQAENNPQVDDESIIILGYENANAIVQGSWNWPIGRKDMEIYGETGAVYADNRYNYRMRIAKGYDDFEETTLTLPERAAPYNDPFHYFKALINEEISISPYDLSALENNMVVVEILDAARESAKTGKTVYLK encoded by the coding sequence ATTGTCGACTTCGGCTGCTATGGTGCAAACCTTATGACTTGGCTGATGGAAGGGAAAAAGCCGCAGAGCGTAACGGCAATCACTCAACAGCTTCAAGCAGAAAACAACCCTCAGGTAGATGACGAATCTATCATTATTCTAGGCTATGAAAACGCCAATGCCATTGTGCAAGGGTCTTGGAACTGGCCAATAGGGCGCAAGGATATGGAAATTTACGGTGAGACAGGCGCAGTATATGCCGACAATCGTTATAACTACCGAATGCGCATTGCGAAAGGGTACGACGACTTTGAAGAAACAACACTTACCCTGCCTGAACGAGCTGCGCCATATAACGACCCTTTCCACTATTTCAAAGCACTCATCAACGAGGAAATTTCTATATCACCTTATGACCTATCTGCGCTGGAAAACAATATGGTGGTAGTAGAAATTCTTGATGCGGCTAGAGAAAGTGCCAAAACCGGTAAAACCGTATATTTGAAGTAG
- a CDS encoding Gfo/Idh/MocA family protein, with amino-acid sequence MRRTVGRFLSALLVALSFGSAHASDKLKIGVVGLTHTHVHWIFESEKQGQFEIVGIVEQNKDLAQRYATQHNYSMDKVYDSMDAMFAEQDVQAVAAFGTIYEHLEVVQKAAPRGVHVMVEKPLAINMEHASEMEALATKHNIHLLTNYETTWYPTNHKAYEAIKNDEVGDIRKVIVRDGHKGPAKLGINSEF; translated from the coding sequence ATGAGAAGAACGGTGGGCAGGTTTTTAAGTGCGCTATTGGTTGCGTTGTCTTTTGGCAGTGCACACGCTTCGGATAAGCTAAAAATAGGTGTGGTTGGGTTAACCCACACCCATGTTCATTGGATTTTCGAAAGCGAAAAGCAAGGCCAATTTGAGATTGTTGGCATTGTTGAGCAAAACAAAGATCTGGCTCAGCGTTATGCCACGCAGCACAACTACTCCATGGACAAAGTGTATGATTCGATGGACGCCATGTTCGCTGAACAAGACGTTCAGGCGGTCGCTGCGTTTGGTACCATTTACGAGCATTTAGAAGTCGTGCAAAAGGCGGCGCCGCGCGGCGTTCACGTTATGGTTGAGAAGCCCCTTGCGATTAATATGGAACACGCATCGGAAATGGAAGCCCTCGCCACAAAGCACAACATTCATCTACTCACCAACTATGAAACCACGTGGTATCCCACCAATCACAAAGCGTATGAAGCAATAAAGAATGACGAAGTTGGCGACATTCGCAAAGTCATAGTACGCGATGGTCATAAGGGGCCAGCGAAACTTGGCATTAACAGTGAGTTTTAG
- a CDS encoding M24 family metallopeptidase translates to MGKIIGTKTPQQALDSLVNMTGDLRPIELSEYEARIAKTQHYMQENGIGALYLNAGTNLAYFTGMQWYASERLVGALLPAKGDLVYLAPTFEIDSLNERKLVEGDIIGWQEHESPYALVIAMLDKLNTAGGDKLGVDESTQFFIVDGLNKMLGQSWQIINGAEVTAHCRMHKSESELALIQRAMDMTLAVHKATASMLYEGITTTEVEAFINDAHKKVGAAGNYFCIVLFGKATSFPHGVKDPQVLKKNDLVLIDTGCKVHGYLSDITRTYCFGEPTDKQRALWESEKRAQLAAFNAAKVGVPCGDVDKAARDSLAKDGLGPDYNLPGLPHRTGHGIGMDIHEWPYLVKDNPHPLASGMCFSNEPMIVVPNEFGIRLEDHFYMTEDGPVWFTEPSESIDAL, encoded by the coding sequence ATGGGCAAAATAATAGGCACAAAAACACCACAGCAGGCTTTAGATAGCCTTGTCAACATGACAGGCGATCTGCGCCCCATAGAGCTCTCTGAATACGAAGCCCGAATTGCCAAGACGCAGCATTATATGCAGGAAAATGGCATTGGTGCGCTTTACTTAAACGCTGGTACTAACTTAGCGTATTTTACAGGTATGCAGTGGTACGCCAGTGAGCGTTTAGTCGGTGCGCTCTTGCCTGCAAAAGGTGACCTTGTATATCTAGCTCCTACCTTTGAAATCGACTCTTTAAACGAACGCAAATTAGTGGAAGGCGACATAATTGGCTGGCAAGAGCACGAGAGCCCATATGCGCTTGTCATAGCTATGCTAGATAAACTGAACACCGCTGGAGGCGATAAACTGGGTGTGGATGAGTCGACCCAGTTTTTTATCGTAGATGGTTTGAACAAGATGCTTGGCCAATCTTGGCAAATTATCAATGGTGCAGAGGTAACAGCACACTGTCGCATGCACAAATCTGAAAGTGAACTCGCGCTTATTCAACGCGCTATGGACATGACCCTAGCTGTGCACAAAGCGACTGCCAGTATGCTTTATGAAGGCATTACCACGACAGAAGTTGAAGCATTTATTAACGATGCACATAAGAAAGTGGGGGCCGCTGGTAACTATTTTTGCATTGTACTTTTTGGAAAAGCCACCTCGTTTCCCCACGGCGTTAAAGACCCTCAAGTACTAAAGAAGAACGACTTAGTATTGATTGATACTGGCTGTAAGGTGCATGGCTACCTCTCTGATATCACGAGAACCTATTGTTTTGGTGAGCCAACCGATAAGCAACGAGCATTATGGGAAAGCGAAAAGCGCGCGCAGCTTGCCGCATTTAACGCTGCAAAAGTTGGTGTCCCCTGTGGCGATGTGGATAAAGCTGCGCGAGACAGCTTAGCAAAAGATGGCTTAGGACCAGACTATAACTTACCAGGTTTGCCTCATCGAACCGGGCACGGCATTGGTATGGATATTCACGAATGGCCTTATTTGGTGAAAGACAATCCTCACCCGCTAGCATCTGGTATGTGTTTTAGTAACGAACCTATGATCGTAGTACCAAACGAGTTCGGTATTCGCTTAGAAGATCACTTTTATATGACCGAAGATGGCCCTGTGTGGTTTACTGAGCCTAGCGAATCGATTGACGCGCTTTAG
- a CDS encoding adenosylhomocysteinase: protein MYQDFQAELAWASLHMPRTRNAIASLPDLSNVKLACNMHLDLKMAPLVEGLLSRGCDIFLTTCNPTTVQDDVVSYLVDKGATAHAWRDMSEADWSESFDKALAWQPTHLCEMGADLTTRLHENIKANKPVPSIVSGLEATGSGINRLNGMAPNYPIFNWDDLPVKEGLHNRHMVGLSAWQTFFQTTHLTLHEKVVVVIGYGLVGQGVAASAKAFGAQVQVAELDPARALQAKYDGWPVVDLNEAASQADVIATATGAYGVVNSSHLDNMKDGTFILNVGHVAQEIDVPYLKNNATHSEPMPYVNAYKLGDKTLYLLADGSMFNLTAGYGDSINAFDVTLAVMAAGIGYIVNEGAKSEKGLYLLPEAAWKSAL from the coding sequence ATGTATCAAGATTTTCAAGCAGAGTTGGCGTGGGCTAGCCTTCATATGCCGCGCACTCGTAATGCCATTGCATCACTTCCCGATCTGTCGAACGTTAAACTTGCTTGCAACATGCATTTAGATTTGAAAATGGCGCCTTTGGTTGAAGGGCTACTTTCACGAGGATGCGACATTTTTCTTACCACGTGCAACCCCACTACAGTGCAAGATGACGTGGTGTCTTACCTTGTTGATAAAGGCGCAACGGCCCATGCATGGCGTGATATGAGCGAGGCTGACTGGTCTGAGTCATTCGATAAAGCGCTGGCGTGGCAGCCTACCCATTTGTGTGAAATGGGCGCTGATCTGACAACTCGACTTCACGAAAATATAAAAGCAAATAAACCAGTACCGAGCATTGTATCGGGCTTAGAAGCAACGGGCTCTGGCATTAACCGTTTAAATGGTATGGCGCCAAACTATCCAATATTTAACTGGGATGATTTACCAGTAAAAGAAGGGCTTCACAACAGGCACATGGTGGGTTTAAGCGCATGGCAAACCTTCTTCCAAACCACTCATCTAACCCTGCACGAAAAAGTAGTGGTTGTTATTGGTTATGGTTTGGTAGGGCAGGGCGTTGCCGCCTCGGCTAAAGCGTTCGGGGCACAGGTTCAAGTTGCAGAACTTGATCCAGCAAGAGCACTTCAAGCGAAATACGACGGCTGGCCAGTGGTTGATTTAAATGAAGCTGCTAGCCAGGCTGATGTTATTGCCACTGCAACTGGCGCGTATGGCGTGGTGAATTCGAGTCATCTAGACAACATGAAAGACGGAACGTTTATTTTAAACGTAGGCCATGTAGCCCAAGAAATTGATGTGCCTTACCTTAAAAACAATGCTACTCACAGTGAGCCAATGCCTTATGTAAATGCCTATAAACTGGGCGATAAAACTCTGTATCTTCTAGCCGATGGCTCTATGTTTAACTTAACTGCGGGCTATGGTGACAGCATTAATGCCTTCGACGTAACCTTGGCCGTCATGGCTGCGGGCATCGGCTATATCGTGAATGAAGGTGCAAAAAGCGAAAAAGGCTTGTACTTGTTGCCAGAGGCCGCGTGGAAAAGTGCGCTTTAA
- a CDS encoding diguanylate cyclase, whose protein sequence is MKALLLFIGFVIVNCLWGGLSHAYAKSTASLDKMQLVNDKLWMYYEEGSQLTAEDILTKYQQNTLIKNTNGRVSYGFTGNTVWGVLAVELDTYGVLVTRIANNSPINVPFLPLKIEIDNAWLDDIDLYFFENGQRKRHVKLGDNQVHSARFEDARMPSVFYRFTQPETLVVFRFSSEDPMTIPIYVGPPVVAKNKTTENAYFYGALYGALVILLVYNLVLYSYLKERRYLLYSLYLLSFLLFNFTYTGHGFWWLWSESIFLQQWLLPALMFLYLFSAVRFTIEFLNTQLYLPTLYRCRKYIYGALGALAVIIVLIGSRSFAVMSQLAVLTTIAIWMLLIGIFAYRNGDTLAKFFLPAILCGTGGAMVSSLATWGLIPYSKWAFRGIEIGMVLEMSLLSISLAFNYKQVQQARRNAERDARLDPLTSLYNRRAFEDLVYPIWEMGKRSNKFMSVMLIDIDWFKGINDKYGHDMGDKVLKKVAEEIKGQVRGSDITFRWGGEEFLVFLPNTRVHYAKQIAENLRVHLFTHDINKFIRVTVSIGVAGTSPGEEDINVLIKQSDQALYLAKAKGRNKKWCFGRKIQNKRK, encoded by the coding sequence ATGAAAGCACTTCTTTTATTTATTGGTTTTGTAATAGTTAATTGCTTGTGGGGCGGGCTCTCTCACGCTTACGCTAAAAGTACTGCGTCTTTAGATAAAATGCAGTTAGTTAACGACAAGCTGTGGATGTATTACGAGGAAGGTAGTCAGCTTACTGCTGAAGACATCCTGACTAAATATCAGCAGAATACACTTATAAAAAATACTAATGGGCGCGTTAGTTATGGGTTCACTGGTAACACGGTTTGGGGTGTGTTGGCTGTTGAATTAGATACATATGGTGTTCTTGTTACTCGTATTGCTAATAATAGCCCAATAAACGTACCTTTTCTTCCTCTGAAAATAGAAATAGATAATGCGTGGCTAGACGATATCGACCTCTATTTTTTCGAAAACGGTCAAAGAAAGCGTCATGTAAAACTTGGTGATAATCAGGTGCATAGTGCTCGCTTTGAAGACGCAAGAATGCCTTCCGTATTCTATCGATTTACCCAACCTGAAACGCTGGTGGTTTTTAGATTTTCCTCAGAAGATCCTATGACGATCCCCATATACGTAGGGCCACCAGTAGTTGCTAAAAACAAGACAACGGAAAATGCGTATTTTTATGGCGCGTTGTACGGCGCACTCGTTATTTTATTGGTCTACAACTTGGTTCTATACTCCTATCTCAAAGAACGGCGCTACCTGCTTTATTCCTTATACCTTCTCTCGTTTTTGCTATTTAACTTCACTTATACCGGTCATGGTTTCTGGTGGCTTTGGTCAGAATCGATATTCCTTCAACAGTGGCTTTTGCCCGCGCTAATGTTTTTGTATTTGTTCAGTGCGGTAAGATTCACCATCGAGTTTCTTAATACCCAACTCTATCTACCAACGCTCTATCGGTGTAGGAAGTATATCTATGGCGCATTGGGCGCACTCGCTGTCATCATTGTGTTGATTGGAAGTCGCTCTTTCGCGGTGATGTCGCAGCTTGCCGTTTTAACAACAATAGCGATTTGGATGTTGTTGATAGGAATTTTTGCCTACCGTAATGGCGACACATTAGCTAAATTTTTCCTTCCAGCCATTTTATGCGGAACCGGCGGTGCGATGGTGTCGAGTCTAGCCACATGGGGGCTTATTCCATACTCGAAATGGGCATTTAGAGGCATTGAAATCGGTATGGTGTTGGAAATGTCTTTGCTATCTATCTCACTGGCATTTAACTACAAACAAGTACAGCAAGCGCGCAGAAACGCCGAGCGTGACGCAAGGCTCGATCCACTTACGTCGCTTTATAATCGGCGAGCTTTTGAAGACTTGGTTTATCCTATTTGGGAGATGGGAAAGCGCAGTAATAAGTTCATGTCGGTTATGCTCATTGATATTGATTGGTTTAAAGGTATCAACGATAAATATGGTCACGACATGGGTGACAAGGTGCTGAAAAAAGTCGCTGAAGAAATTAAAGGGCAAGTTAGGGGCTCTGACATTACCTTTCGCTGGGGCGGCGAAGAGTTTTTGGTATTTTTGCCCAATACTCGGGTGCATTACGCCAAGCAAATTGCCGAGAATCTCCGCGTACACCTTTTCACCCACGACATTAACAAATTCATACGAGTGACAGTAAGTATAGGTGTGGCAGGAACCTCGCCAGGCGAAGAGGATATTAATGTTCTCATTAAACAGTCAGACCAAGCCTTGTACCTAGCGAAAGCAAAAGGTCGAAACAAAAAGTGGTGCTTTGGGAGGAAGATTCAGAATAAGAGGAAATAA
- a CDS encoding AEC family transporter, whose protein sequence is MLSFITSTLIPVLILLLMGWLFFRIKWLNEGFIEAGSKLVFNVALPALLFLSIARADFSKAANLSLIGVGVMGTLIVFAALMITSHLTVHPYKARGVVVQGGFRANMGIIGLAYCANTYGQEGLAVASVYMGCITILFNVLSVFVLNFYQGTSRSLLGQVTGMAKNPLILSIAAALPFSYFEWQLPTTLIKTGEYFAQLTLPLALICTGASLQFRSFSSDWFNIVLSTTSKCVVYPTILVAFAYAFGFRGMELGIVLLLAISPTAAASYVMVRNLGGDYRLAASIIAVSTLASLPITALAFGILSKLQLV, encoded by the coding sequence ATGCTTAGTTTTATTACCAGCACGCTGATTCCTGTTTTGATCCTTCTGTTAATGGGATGGCTATTTTTTCGCATTAAATGGCTCAATGAAGGGTTTATAGAAGCTGGATCTAAACTGGTATTTAACGTTGCGCTCCCTGCGCTGTTATTTTTATCGATAGCGCGAGCAGACTTTTCTAAAGCCGCCAACCTATCGCTGATAGGCGTTGGGGTTATGGGCACGCTCATTGTTTTTGCCGCTCTGATGATTACCTCTCATCTGACCGTACATCCGTACAAAGCCAGAGGTGTGGTTGTACAAGGCGGTTTCAGAGCCAATATGGGCATTATTGGCCTTGCTTATTGTGCCAATACCTATGGGCAAGAAGGGCTTGCTGTAGCCTCGGTCTATATGGGGTGTATTACTATATTGTTTAACGTATTGTCTGTCTTTGTTCTTAATTTTTATCAAGGCACGTCGCGTTCTTTATTGGGTCAAGTTACTGGCATGGCGAAAAACCCGCTAATTCTTTCTATCGCGGCAGCGCTCCCCTTCTCTTACTTCGAATGGCAATTGCCCACCACCTTGATAAAAACCGGTGAATACTTTGCGCAGCTAACACTGCCACTTGCACTTATTTGTACTGGTGCTTCCCTACAGTTCCGCTCATTCTCCAGTGACTGGTTTAACATTGTGCTTAGCACAACCAGTAAATGCGTGGTTTATCCCACCATATTAGTCGCGTTTGCCTATGCTTTTGGATTTAGAGGTATGGAACTGGGCATTGTTCTTCTTCTCGCCATTTCACCTACTGCTGCAGCAAGCTATGTCATGGTTAGAAACTTAGGCGGTGATTATCGTTTGGCGGCAAGTATCATCGCAGTGAGCACATTGGCATCTCTGCCTATTACCGCCCTCGCCTTTGGAATATTAAGTAAACTACAGCTGGTGTGA
- the pedF gene encoding cytochrome c-550 PedF → MKTKISMLFAALVVTGLSGHVLAHGNVIPQGADSSAMPPITDGDESENGWVFENPYRSLDEETKTKVIKFGESAYANNCAGCHGLHAQSGGINPDLRELDPESFEDDEWFVERLRFGSAKGMPALGGIPEGQTDPILDQETLWAIKTYVEARRVVAIEEGEIEAD, encoded by the coding sequence ATGAAAACAAAAATATCGATGTTGTTTGCGGCACTCGTGGTAACTGGCTTGTCTGGCCACGTGCTTGCACATGGAAATGTTATCCCTCAAGGAGCAGATAGCTCAGCTATGCCGCCAATCACTGATGGCGATGAGTCTGAAAATGGCTGGGTGTTTGAAAACCCATATCGAAGCCTTGATGAAGAAACCAAAACGAAGGTCATCAAGTTTGGTGAGTCAGCTTATGCAAATAACTGTGCAGGTTGTCACGGCTTGCACGCGCAGTCTGGTGGAATAAACCCAGACCTTCGTGAACTCGACCCAGAAAGTTTTGAAGACGACGAATGGTTCGTTGAGCGCTTGCGTTTTGGCTCGGCGAAAGGCATGCCTGCACTTGGCGGTATTCCTGAAGGTCAAACCGATCCTATCTTAGACCAAGAGACACTTTGGGCTATTAAAACCTACGTTGAAGCACGTCGCGTTGTGGCCATTGAAGAGGGTGAGATCGAAGCAGATTAG
- a CDS encoding PQQ-dependent methanol/ethanol family dehydrogenase, translated as MNNNMPIKKLALSMLVCASALTPVHAVVTDKDIQNDHVTTDDVVTYGMGLKAQRYSPLTAINRDTVEEVRPVWAFSLGGEKQRGQESQPLVKDGVMYVTGSYSRVWAIDARTGEELWQYEARLPDGIMPCCDVINRGVALYDNLVIFGTLDAKLVALDKDTGKTVWKKKVEDYRAGYAITAAPIVVDGKVITGISGGEFGIVGKVYAYDAKSGKQLWVRPTVEGHMGYLWKDGKKTENGISGGAPGKTWPADLWKTGGAATWLGGTYDTDTGLLFFGTGNPAPWNSHLRPGDNYFSSSRLAIDPNTGKIVWHFQTTPHDGWDFDGVNELISFDYQENGKTVKAAATADRNGFFYVLNRENGDFIRGFPFVDKLNWAKGLDEKGRPIYIEENRPGSPAQSADGKQGAQVVARPAFLGGKNWMPMAYSKDTELFYVPSNEWEMDIWNEPTSYKKGAAYLGAGFTIKSVNEDFIGVLKAIDPKTGKTVWRYNNFSPLWGGVLTTGGGLVWTGNPEGYLMAFDDKTGEMVYKFQTGSGIVGSPVTWEMDGEQYISVLSGWGGAVPLWGGEVAKRVKHFNQGGTVWTFKLPKRYQQVAKN; from the coding sequence ATGAATAATAATATGCCAATTAAAAAACTTGCCCTATCTATGCTGGTTTGTGCAAGTGCGTTAACTCCTGTCCATGCTGTTGTCACCGACAAAGATATTCAAAATGACCACGTTACCACTGACGACGTAGTGACGTATGGAATGGGCTTGAAAGCTCAGCGCTATAGCCCGTTAACCGCCATTAACCGCGATACAGTAGAAGAAGTACGTCCTGTGTGGGCGTTTTCATTAGGTGGTGAAAAGCAGCGGGGTCAAGAATCGCAGCCTCTGGTAAAAGATGGTGTGATGTATGTAACCGGATCTTACTCTCGTGTGTGGGCCATCGATGCGAGAACTGGTGAAGAGCTATGGCAATATGAAGCGCGTTTGCCAGACGGCATTATGCCTTGCTGTGACGTGATAAACCGTGGCGTTGCGCTTTACGATAATCTGGTCATATTTGGCACCTTGGATGCCAAGTTAGTAGCACTGGATAAAGACACGGGCAAAACCGTTTGGAAGAAAAAGGTTGAAGACTATCGAGCGGGCTACGCCATTACTGCAGCGCCTATTGTAGTTGACGGAAAAGTCATTACAGGGATTTCCGGTGGTGAATTCGGTATCGTCGGTAAAGTGTATGCTTACGACGCGAAGTCTGGCAAACAGCTATGGGTTAGACCTACCGTTGAAGGGCACATGGGGTACTTATGGAAAGACGGTAAGAAAACCGAAAATGGTATTTCAGGTGGCGCGCCAGGTAAAACATGGCCTGCTGATTTATGGAAAACCGGTGGTGCAGCAACGTGGTTAGGTGGTACTTACGACACAGATACAGGCTTGCTATTTTTCGGTACGGGCAACCCTGCACCGTGGAACTCTCACCTACGTCCGGGCGATAACTACTTCTCGTCGTCGCGCTTAGCTATCGACCCTAATACAGGAAAAATTGTGTGGCACTTCCAAACCACGCCGCACGATGGCTGGGACTTCGATGGCGTAAACGAGCTTATCTCGTTTGATTACCAGGAAAACGGCAAGACAGTGAAAGCGGCGGCAACCGCCGACAGAAACGGCTTTTTCTACGTCCTTAACCGCGAAAACGGTGACTTCATTCGCGGCTTCCCGTTCGTTGATAAATTAAACTGGGCAAAGGGGCTAGATGAAAAAGGTCGACCTATCTACATTGAAGAAAATCGCCCAGGAAGCCCAGCGCAATCAGCTGATGGTAAACAAGGCGCACAGGTTGTTGCTCGCCCTGCGTTCTTAGGCGGTAAAAACTGGATGCCAATGGCCTATTCAAAGGATACTGAACTCTTCTATGTGCCTTCAAACGAATGGGAAATGGATATCTGGAACGAGCCTACCTCTTACAAAAAAGGTGCAGCGTACCTTGGTGCGGGTTTCACCATCAAATCAGTGAATGAGGACTTTATCGGCGTACTTAAAGCGATTGACCCTAAAACAGGTAAAACCGTTTGGCGCTACAACAACTTCTCTCCACTTTGGGGCGGCGTGTTAACCACAGGTGGTGGTTTGGTTTGGACCGGTAACCCTGAAGGTTATCTGATGGCCTTTGACGACAAAACCGGCGAAATGGTTTACAAGTTCCAAACTGGCTCAGGTATTGTTGGCTCTCCAGTGACATGGGAGATGGATGGTGAGCAGTACATCTCTGTACTATCTGGATGGGGCGGCGCAGTGCCATTATGGGGCGGTGAAGTTGCAAAACGCGTGAAGCACTTCAACCAAGGCGGCACCGTGTGGACGTTTAAATTGCCTAAGCGCTATCAGCAGGTGGCAAAAAACTAA